One genomic window of Eggerthella timonensis includes the following:
- a CDS encoding NAD-dependent protein deacylase: protein MDETVRDIETFRSWVADTPPGSMVFFGGAGVSTESGIPDFRSPDGLYAQKYPYPPEQMTSRSFFDENPGAFFDFYCDRMLALDAQPNRAHRKLAELEQAGTLASVVTQNIDGLHQKAGSARVFELHGSVLRNFCMQCGAPYPVDDLLALRTQSADGIPRCPVCDGIVKPDVVLYEEPLDERTMHGAVDAIALADLLVVAGTSLAVYPAAGLIDFFTGSRLVIVNRTPTPRDRQADLCIAANVGEVFDF from the coding sequence ATGGACGAAACCGTACGCGACATCGAGACGTTCCGCAGCTGGGTGGCCGACACGCCGCCGGGCAGCATGGTGTTCTTCGGCGGCGCGGGCGTGTCCACCGAGAGCGGCATCCCCGACTTCCGCAGCCCGGACGGCCTGTACGCGCAGAAGTACCCCTACCCGCCCGAGCAGATGACCAGCCGCAGCTTCTTCGACGAGAACCCTGGCGCGTTCTTCGATTTCTACTGCGACCGCATGCTGGCGCTCGACGCCCAGCCGAACCGCGCGCATCGCAAGCTGGCCGAACTCGAGCAGGCGGGCACGCTGGCCTCCGTGGTGACGCAGAACATCGACGGCCTTCATCAGAAGGCGGGCAGCGCGCGCGTGTTCGAGCTGCACGGCAGCGTCCTGCGCAATTTCTGCATGCAGTGCGGCGCGCCCTATCCCGTGGACGACCTGCTGGCCCTTCGCACGCAAAGCGCCGACGGCATCCCGCGATGTCCCGTCTGCGACGGGATCGTCAAGCCCGACGTCGTCCTGTACGAGGAGCCTCTCGACGAACGCACGATGCACGGCGCCGTCGACGCTATCGCGCTGGCCGATCTGCTGGTCGTGGCAGGCACCTCCCTGGCCGTGTACCCGGCCGCGGGGCTCATCGACTTCTTCACCGGCAGCCGGCTCGTCATCGTCAACCGCACCCCCACCCCGCGCGACCGCCAAGCCGACCTCTGCATCGCCGCGAACGTCGGCGAGGTGTTCGACTTCTAG
- a CDS encoding NUDIX hydrolase gives MPKPASAIPQLSDIRQVSDGWIKKYVLTYAMPDGSTYEYESASRKNLDAYRAELDANAAGEASPADAVCIVGQTATDELLLIREFRYPLNSWCIAFPAGLMEPGEDLATCVDRELREETGYALRADAGEAAALQPLPQAGYSSTGLTDETVHVVFAQVEKVADAQPEPAELIEPFLLPIADVPRFLAENETPIGTRAQLVLEAFARHH, from the coding sequence ATGCCCAAACCCGCTTCCGCCATCCCCCAGCTCTCCGACATCCGCCAAGTATCCGACGGCTGGATCAAGAAGTACGTCCTGACGTACGCGATGCCCGACGGCTCCACATACGAGTACGAAAGCGCCTCGCGCAAGAACCTCGACGCGTACCGCGCCGAGCTCGACGCCAACGCGGCCGGCGAAGCGTCGCCCGCCGATGCCGTATGCATCGTCGGGCAAACTGCAACCGACGAGCTGCTGCTCATCCGCGAGTTTCGCTACCCCCTGAACAGCTGGTGCATCGCGTTCCCGGCCGGCCTCATGGAACCCGGCGAGGATCTGGCAACGTGCGTGGACCGCGAGCTGCGCGAGGAGACGGGTTACGCTCTACGCGCCGACGCGGGCGAAGCGGCGGCGCTCCAACCGTTGCCGCAGGCCGGCTACTCGTCGACCGGCCTCACCGACGAGACCGTGCACGTCGTGTTCGCCCAGGTGGAAAAGGTGGCCGACGCGCAACCGGAACCGGCGGAGCTCATCGAGCCGTTCCTGCTGCCCATCGCCGACGTCCCCCGCTTCCTCGCGGAAAACGAAACCCCCATCGGCACCCGCGCCCAGCTCGTCCTCGAAGCCTTCGCCCGCCACCACTAG
- a CDS encoding Hsp20/alpha crystallin family protein: protein MAMMVPMRRNRNLLSELMTDPFDAFFDAATAPMQAMQKMSPTLMRTDIKETDAGYELTIDLPGFKKDDVQAELKDGYLTITAQTQSESEDKDEKGTYVRKERFSGKCSRTFFVGDDIEEDDIKAKFEDGVLNIAVPKKQEQPKLEEKKTISIEG from the coding sequence ATGGCTATGATGGTACCGATGCGAAGGAACCGCAACCTGTTGAGCGAGCTGATGACCGACCCGTTCGACGCGTTCTTCGATGCGGCAACCGCTCCGATGCAGGCGATGCAGAAGATGTCCCCCACGCTCATGCGCACCGACATCAAGGAAACGGACGCGGGATACGAGCTGACTATCGACCTGCCCGGCTTCAAGAAGGACGACGTGCAGGCCGAGCTCAAGGACGGCTACCTCACCATCACCGCCCAGACGCAGTCCGAGTCCGAGGACAAGGACGAGAAGGGCACGTACGTCCGCAAGGAGCGCTTCAGCGGGAAGTGCAGCCGCACGTTCTTCGTGGGCGACGACATCGAGGAAGACGACATCAAGGCGAAGTTCGAGGACGGCGTGTTGAACATCGCCGTTCCGAAGAAGCAGGAGCAGCCGAAGCTCGAGGAGAAGAAGACCATCTCCATCGAAGGCTAG
- a CDS encoding metallophosphoesterase family protein: protein MTVIGLISDTHGRLPDEALAAMADVDHIIHAGDIGGPEILHALKALAPTTVVLGNDDFDEYGARVCRFAHPVIDGVRFLVAHYPRDVQIGFNGCAGLAAGDPIPQVCVHGHTHVPELVYGPEARPASYVVCPGAPFRPRGGFPKCTGRMVVEDGRVLGVRIASLDGQTLFEVGEGLS, encoded by the coding sequence ATGACCGTTATCGGTCTTATATCCGACACGCACGGACGGTTGCCCGATGAGGCGCTTGCGGCCATGGCCGACGTTGACCACATCATCCATGCGGGCGACATCGGCGGCCCTGAGATCCTCCATGCGCTCAAGGCGCTGGCGCCGACCACGGTGGTGCTCGGCAACGACGACTTCGACGAGTACGGCGCACGGGTGTGCCGCTTCGCGCACCCCGTCATCGACGGCGTGCGCTTCCTCGTGGCGCACTATCCGCGCGACGTGCAGATCGGGTTCAACGGCTGCGCGGGCCTGGCAGCGGGCGATCCTATCCCGCAGGTGTGCGTCCACGGGCACACGCATGTTCCCGAGCTGGTGTACGGGCCCGAGGCGCGCCCGGCGTCGTACGTCGTCTGCCCCGGCGCGCCGTTCCGTCCGCGCGGCGGGTTCCCGAAGTGCACGGGACGCATGGTGGTGGAGGATGGTCGCGTGCTGGGCGTGCGCATCGCGTCGCTCGACGGCCAGACGCTGTTCGAAGTGGGCGAGGGGCTCTCGTGA
- a CDS encoding ferric reductase-like transmembrane domain-containing protein — protein MRFLIALACCIVLVVPLAKPLKRYPVPFYLAALALVGLYWFGTSANATGGLWPHFMPLMQRCALAFALFTVVMFVGVFDEGSPLRARLMPIRRQLSILGCVFALGHLAFYGVSYVPRLGSAFAGNLGFSLALAGPLTALMAVLLVTSFQAVKRRMSAARWKSVQRLAYPFYLLTYVHLALLLGPSALAGRDTAAISLAVYSVTIGVYAVLRMRRALLRHHAPDPHAATVG, from the coding sequence TTGAAGCGCTACCCTGTCCCATTCTACCTCGCGGCGCTTGCGCTTGTGGGCCTGTACTGGTTCGGGACGAGCGCGAACGCGACGGGCGGCCTGTGGCCGCACTTCATGCCGCTCATGCAGCGATGCGCACTTGCATTCGCGCTGTTCACGGTCGTGATGTTCGTGGGCGTGTTCGACGAGGGGTCGCCCCTGCGGGCGCGGCTCATGCCCATCCGACGGCAGCTGTCCATCCTGGGATGCGTGTTCGCGCTTGGGCACCTGGCATTCTACGGCGTCTCCTACGTGCCGCGGCTGGGCTCGGCGTTCGCCGGGAACCTCGGGTTCTCGCTGGCTCTCGCAGGGCCGCTGACAGCTCTCATGGCCGTCTTGCTGGTCACCTCGTTCCAGGCGGTGAAGCGGCGGATGAGCGCCGCGCGCTGGAAGAGCGTGCAGCGCCTGGCATACCCGTTCTACCTGCTCACGTACGTGCATCTCGCGTTGCTGCTGGGTCCGTCCGCGCTCGCCGGACGCGACACGGCCGCCATCAGCCTGGCGGTGTACTCCGTTACGATAGGCGTCTACGCTGTGCTGCGCATGCGGCGCGCCCTCCTGCGCCACCACGCGCCCGACCCGCATGCCGCGACGGTCGGCTGA
- a CDS encoding thermonuclease family protein encodes MKHPKRSRRAAAVITLVVLLGASWINAVIADAPSPSSSQQAAATSISGAASAGVSDAAYRAADRDASRGTETQRAHLDPASFERVTVRHVVDGDTLAVATENGDHVSVRLIGIDTPESVAPQEERNCEEGVLASDHMKELVGEGDTLWLQYDTSVTDQYDRPLAYVWRALPASAAEADDPAVIARDMLNAIQVIDGYGQAKTYRPDTYHDNLFAQWGDEALADARGVTRKWA; translated from the coding sequence GTGAAACATCCGAAACGGTCCCGGCGGGCCGCTGCCGTCATCACGCTTGTCGTGCTGCTGGGCGCGTCGTGGATCAATGCCGTCATAGCCGATGCTCCGTCGCCGAGCTCGTCGCAGCAGGCGGCTGCGACGTCGATTTCGGGCGCAGCGTCCGCAGGCGTGAGCGACGCGGCGTACCGCGCCGCCGATCGGGATGCGTCGCGCGGGACGGAGACGCAGCGCGCGCACCTCGATCCCGCCTCGTTCGAACGCGTGACGGTGCGCCACGTGGTGGACGGCGACACGCTCGCCGTTGCGACCGAGAACGGCGACCACGTGTCGGTGCGTTTGATCGGAATAGACACCCCCGAGAGCGTGGCACCTCAGGAGGAGCGCAACTGCGAGGAGGGCGTGCTGGCATCCGACCACATGAAAGAGCTTGTGGGCGAAGGCGACACGCTGTGGTTGCAGTACGACACGAGCGTCACCGACCAGTACGACCGTCCGCTCGCCTACGTGTGGCGCGCCCTGCCCGCCAGCGCCGCGGAGGCGGACGATCCTGCCGTCATCGCGCGCGACATGCTGAACGCCATCCAAGTGATCGACGGCTACGGCCAGGCCAAAACCTACCGTCCCGACACCTATCACGACAACCTTTTCGCTCAGTGGGGCGACGAGGCTCTCGCCGACGCCCGCGGCGTCACTCGCAAGTGGGCCTGA